One genomic segment of Puniceicoccaceae bacterium includes these proteins:
- a CDS encoding 5'-methylthioadenosine/adenosylhomocysteine nucleosidase, protein MNPKLSRSTETRVLILGAMEEEIRECLACVELESTEVWNGFALHWGQLYQTPVVVCKSGIGKVFASLITQHLLDRCNVRAVLFTGVAGAVAADLDPGDLLIAERLVHHDLDVRALGFERGHIPFTDFRYFESDPQCVQAALGVELSGVRMRTGCIGTGDQFITDRSHLPDLGLDAVDMEGAAVAQVCTVNNIPFLIVRIISDRADGSAQLDFATNLPRLAHHSVEVLKAVVRSLS, encoded by the coding sequence ATGAATCCCAAGCTATCGCGATCGACTGAAACCCGAGTGCTCATCCTGGGTGCGATGGAGGAAGAAATTCGCGAATGCCTCGCCTGTGTGGAGCTGGAATCGACGGAAGTGTGGAATGGATTTGCCCTGCATTGGGGACAGCTCTACCAGACACCAGTGGTCGTGTGCAAGTCTGGTATCGGAAAGGTCTTTGCGAGCCTGATCACGCAGCACCTGCTCGACCGTTGCAACGTGCGAGCTGTCTTGTTCACCGGAGTTGCAGGTGCAGTAGCAGCTGATCTGGATCCGGGAGATCTGCTGATCGCAGAACGTCTCGTTCATCACGACCTTGATGTGCGGGCACTGGGGTTTGAACGTGGGCACATCCCGTTTACCGATTTTCGTTATTTCGAAAGTGATCCTCAATGCGTGCAAGCAGCGCTTGGGGTCGAGTTATCGGGAGTTCGCATGCGTACCGGGTGCATCGGAACTGGTGACCAGTTCATCACAGACCGTTCGCACTTGCCCGATTTGGGACTCGATGCGGTGGATATGGAAGGCGCGGCTGTCGCTCAGGTCTGCACGGTCAACAACATTCCATTTTTGATTGTCCGCATCATTTCGGATCGTGCGGACGGAAGTGCCCAGCTGGATTTTGCGACCAACCTGCCGCGCCTGGCCCATCATTCTGTCGAAGTGTTGAAAGCAGTGGTGCGATCCCTGTCATGA